In the Desulfovibrio sp. genome, one interval contains:
- a CDS encoding flagellar hook-basal body protein has translation MQAGMFSGLFAALTTEHRMNFIANNLANVNTRGYKRETLAFKDTMTTFAFDEIREPLQNLKSTPLFPEPMNAARVRVAVAHTDYSQGSMQYTGNNLDVAINGENAFFRVNTPTGQYLTRNGAFVLSGDGILMTPQGYTVQGAGGVIGVPPGTRHLQISGDGQVLADGNAIDQLALVSVDNPQNLEKMGGNLFRPRDGVQVAEGNAYDTGARVEQGFTESANVEVVSEMVNMIEVQRQFEAYQKVMQTSDTLDRAANEKVGRRQG, from the coding sequence ATGCAAGCAGGCATGTTTAGCGGACTTTTTGCCGCGCTGACCACAGAGCACCGCATGAATTTCATCGCCAATAATTTGGCGAACGTGAACACGCGCGGCTACAAGCGGGAAACCCTGGCGTTCAAGGACACCATGACAACCTTTGCATTCGACGAGATTCGGGAGCCGTTGCAAAATCTCAAATCGACGCCCCTGTTTCCCGAGCCAATGAATGCAGCACGCGTGCGAGTGGCTGTTGCGCATACAGATTATTCGCAAGGGTCCATGCAATATACCGGCAATAATCTGGATGTGGCCATCAACGGAGAAAACGCTTTTTTCCGGGTAAACACGCCAACCGGCCAGTACCTCACACGCAACGGAGCCTTTGTGCTCAGCGGCGATGGCATACTCATGACGCCTCAGGGCTATACGGTGCAGGGGGCTGGCGGTGTGATCGGGGTGCCCCCCGGTACGCGACATTTGCAGATAAGCGGTGACGGTCAGGTGCTTGCCGATGGCAACGCCATTGACCAACTGGCTCTGGTGAGCGTGGATAACCCCCAAAATCTGGAAAAAATGGGCGGCAATCTCTTTCGCCCGCGCGATGGGGTTCAGGTTGCCGAGGGTAATGCCTACGATACCGGCGCGCGCGTTGAGCAGGGCTTTACCGAATCTGCCAACGTGGAAGTTGTATCCGAAATGGTCAACATGATTGAAGTACAGCGCCAGTTTGAAGCCTACCAGAAGGTGATGCAGACATCCGACACTCTGGATCGCGCTGCCAATGAAAAGGTCGGTCGCCGTCAGGGCTAA
- a CDS encoding DUF6538 domain-containing protein, with protein MPHLPPALSNLVPPVASNQDDDKKSAPAYLYCKRKIYYFRYAFPASLRKSLGRAELRVSLQTSYLRIARFRARMLSAEIGNMILEGFMLDYKEIRRRMNILLQRLLEQDHADLSERKNISIGKLNITYDQLRTSQIELLLHCNSPQLLEQIAPECIVDLLRSGAFTQNELAGENYLQIVKAYKEMQITRHRIDIARTKGDFLMEEEVMGRDFGKLPCDTSWTAQEPPALLEMPTHVHQQQTGGILYSEAMERYIGQKLQDGEWREHSVRDHRGRLEEFLTIIGDKPIKEITRLDMRHFRETLRKLPPNRSRIKVFRDKSIQELLDLKVQDTLSVTTVNILVEAVGSMLAWYVREGLLDANPATHLQIKDSRQAIELRQAFSVDELTKIFAHPKFTRKEFKSPSYYWIPLIALFTGMRLEEIAQLHCTDIYESQTKGIWVIDINSNGLDELGRPKLLKNKNARRIVPIHSSLIQMGLLAYHTEIAKNKHIRLFPELKKSEGAVKFGKQPGKQFKSVVTATLGEASGKTFHSLRHTFADFFKQRGLQNDYFRQVFGHELPMLAAKQYGEKFSPATLYSEVIEKLEYGIELCLSGKQKLQ; from the coding sequence ATGCCTCACCTTCCTCCTGCCCTTTCCAATCTTGTGCCTCCCGTCGCCAGCAACCAGGATGATGACAAAAAGTCAGCCCCTGCGTATCTTTATTGCAAAAGAAAAATCTACTATTTTCGATATGCCTTTCCCGCCAGCCTGCGAAAATCACTTGGGCGGGCCGAGTTGCGTGTAAGCCTGCAAACGTCCTACCTGAGGATTGCGCGATTTCGGGCCCGCATGCTATCCGCAGAAATTGGCAATATGATTCTTGAGGGGTTTATGCTGGACTATAAGGAAATACGCCGCCGCATGAATATCCTGCTCCAGCGCTTGCTGGAGCAGGACCACGCAGACCTTTCAGAACGTAAAAACATCTCTATAGGAAAGCTGAACATCACGTACGACCAGCTCAGAACATCTCAAATTGAACTACTCCTGCACTGTAATTCACCACAACTGCTTGAACAGATTGCGCCAGAATGCATTGTTGACTTGCTTCGTTCCGGTGCTTTCACACAAAATGAACTTGCAGGGGAAAACTATCTGCAAATAGTGAAAGCATACAAAGAGATGCAAATCACCCGGCATCGCATCGACATTGCCCGTACCAAAGGCGATTTCTTGATGGAAGAAGAAGTCATGGGGCGCGATTTTGGCAAGTTGCCTTGCGACACCTCATGGACAGCACAGGAGCCACCTGCTTTGCTGGAGATGCCTACGCACGTTCACCAGCAGCAGACGGGAGGAATCCTTTATTCTGAAGCCATGGAACGGTACATCGGCCAGAAACTTCAGGACGGTGAATGGCGAGAGCACAGCGTGAGGGACCACCGGGGACGCCTGGAAGAATTTCTGACCATTATTGGCGACAAGCCCATCAAGGAAATTACCCGTTTGGATATGCGGCATTTTCGCGAAACGTTGAGAAAGCTGCCGCCTAACCGCTCACGAATTAAGGTATTCAGAGATAAAAGCATACAGGAGCTGCTCGACCTGAAGGTTCAGGACACGTTGAGTGTCACAACCGTCAACATTCTTGTAGAAGCCGTTGGCAGCATGCTCGCGTGGTATGTGCGCGAGGGGCTATTGGACGCCAACCCGGCAACCCATCTGCAGATCAAGGACAGCCGCCAGGCTATTGAACTGCGCCAGGCGTTCTCTGTCGATGAGCTCACCAAAATCTTTGCGCATCCCAAATTCACGAGAAAGGAATTCAAATCCCCCTCTTATTACTGGATTCCCCTGATCGCCCTTTTCACTGGCATGCGCCTTGAGGAGATTGCACAACTTCACTGTACCGACATCTATGAAAGCCAGACAAAGGGAATTTGGGTCATTGATATCAACAGCAACGGACTTGATGAGCTTGGCAGGCCCAAGCTGCTGAAGAACAAAAATGCACGCAGAATTGTCCCCATTCATTCAAGCCTTATACAGATGGGCCTTCTAGCCTATCATACTGAAATTGCCAAGAATAAGCATATCAGGCTATTCCCTGAGCTGAAGAAATCGGAAGGCGCGGTCAAGTTTGGCAAGCAGCCTGGCAAGCAGTTCAAGTCCGTCGTTACTGCAACGCTAGGCGAGGCTTCGGGTAAAACATTCCATTCGCTCCGGCACACCTTTGCTGACTTTTTCAAGCAGCGTGGCTTGCAAAACGACTATTTTCGGCAGGTCTTCGGGCACGAATTGCCCATGCTGGCCGCAAAGCAGTATGGAGAAAAATTCTCTCCAGCGACGCTCTATTCTGAAGTGATTGAAAAACTTGAATATGGCATTGAACTCTGCTTATCTGGCAAGCAGAAATTGCAATGA
- a CDS encoding AAA family ATPase has product MAYLRAFGHQAWSLRGSLEDRLIQDLLWRKVQTDRALVMNLAKLIDPNAKPDGNDIFLSSGTTISLHPDSCGAYSTQRNHRASCLHGNINDKQAILDAEQNPTSKGYYLGPLFQQKKGWLPENVCSNILRNMGMLLTQEDRYLFNLKACHNSALMSDRDKLHAQLAIENFSIDFGFKRFRVYWYSTENGSTAFGIVYFLDETGVITKLPISAWQRDANSDGNVVFDLLYPPHNCQLYDLHDLVRWHDMNKHVLICANEVTCETIKEDHAWIHKTIPVTTYSSVAVSDWSPIGSMKPIIFPDNSVDGCHEAFKVYIALQAQGLTPRFMKRLKKQHNRSDRIILAHDIYPIVTPDKCLDLYDFAKHCRDEFKVEILPGAIPLSKLPSSENEPELIMEGLLRIGDQMTIFAWRGVGKSMFALLLALCFANGHKALDGRVCPSRKYSVLLIDGEMPPSSLKKRARSITTGLGLPEEAAEEIMVRSSVVEKRDLLLDTDTGWRDLLPDIAKADIIIIDSLFKIFPSNMSNEISNVAALNNFYDWCRKNGKAAIVIDHQGKKGDTASGTMGKEMTVDAVLLLKKKNDKIEATATKNRNFESSPNCWVKYRMKMESGGMTFQPIGKEPTASSTNALPAGEDEGMKNSDDNISAPSKVDTDQAIIDYIAEHPDKAQGDIVKELMVQLHLGRSVLSARIKQLREGGQLEFWTNAPTKGKGGVISSAEIAPDQGDA; this is encoded by the coding sequence ATGGCTTACTTACGGGCATTCGGCCACCAGGCATGGAGCTTGCGTGGCTCTTTAGAAGATAGACTTATACAAGACTTGCTTTGGCGCAAAGTTCAAACTGACCGAGCTCTTGTAATGAACCTAGCAAAGCTTATCGATCCCAATGCAAAACCTGATGGGAATGACATTTTTTTATCAAGTGGGACGACCATTTCTTTGCATCCTGATAGCTGTGGTGCGTATTCTACTCAAAGGAATCACCGTGCTAGCTGTCTACACGGAAATATCAACGACAAGCAAGCCATCCTGGACGCCGAACAAAACCCAACATCAAAGGGGTATTACCTTGGGCCACTTTTCCAACAGAAAAAAGGATGGCTTCCCGAAAATGTCTGTTCGAATATTCTTAGGAATATGGGGATGCTTCTGACCCAAGAAGATCGTTATCTATTCAATTTGAAGGCTTGTCACAACAGCGCATTGATGTCGGACAGAGACAAGCTGCATGCACAACTGGCCATTGAAAACTTCTCGATAGACTTTGGATTCAAGCGGTTTAGAGTGTATTGGTACTCTACAGAAAATGGAAGTACAGCTTTTGGTATTGTGTATTTTCTTGATGAAACAGGAGTGATTACCAAGCTTCCGATATCGGCTTGGCAGCGAGATGCTAACTCTGATGGCAATGTTGTTTTTGATCTGCTTTATCCTCCCCATAATTGCCAGCTGTATGATTTGCATGATTTGGTACGGTGGCATGATATGAATAAACATGTCCTCATATGTGCAAATGAGGTAACATGTGAAACTATCAAGGAGGATCACGCATGGATTCATAAAACGATTCCAGTAACGACATACAGTTCAGTTGCAGTTAGTGATTGGTCACCCATTGGGTCAATGAAACCAATCATTTTTCCAGACAATTCTGTTGATGGGTGTCATGAAGCATTTAAGGTATACATCGCCCTGCAAGCTCAAGGGCTGACTCCTCGCTTTATGAAACGTTTAAAAAAGCAGCACAACAGAAGCGACCGTATTATACTTGCCCATGACATTTATCCCATCGTGACCCCGGACAAATGTCTCGATCTTTATGATTTTGCAAAACATTGCCGCGATGAATTTAAAGTGGAGATTCTACCGGGTGCGATACCGTTGTCCAAATTGCCCAGCAGCGAAAACGAGCCAGAATTGATCATGGAAGGCTTACTGCGCATTGGCGACCAGATGACTATATTTGCATGGCGCGGCGTAGGGAAAAGCATGTTTGCGCTTCTATTGGCCCTGTGCTTCGCAAATGGGCATAAGGCGCTTGATGGACGCGTATGTCCTTCACGTAAATACAGCGTACTGCTGATCGATGGTGAAATGCCCCCAAGCAGCCTGAAAAAACGTGCTCGCTCAATTACCACGGGACTTGGATTGCCTGAGGAAGCCGCAGAAGAAATTATGGTTCGCTCATCGGTAGTGGAGAAGAGAGATCTGCTGCTCGATACAGATACTGGCTGGAGAGATTTGCTGCCAGACATTGCAAAGGCAGACATTATCATTATCGACAGCTTGTTCAAAATTTTCCCTTCGAACATGTCAAACGAAATTTCTAACGTCGCAGCACTCAATAATTTCTATGATTGGTGCAGAAAGAATGGAAAAGCTGCAATAGTGATCGATCATCAAGGCAAGAAAGGGGATACAGCATCCGGGACTATGGGAAAGGAGATGACTGTAGACGCTGTTCTGCTACTTAAAAAGAAAAATGATAAGATTGAGGCCACAGCAACAAAAAATCGCAACTTTGAATCTAGTCCAAATTGCTGGGTCAAATATCGCATGAAAATGGAATCCGGTGGCATGACCTTCCAGCCCATTGGCAAGGAGCCAACAGCTTCGTCTACCAACGCCCTTCCGGCTGGTGAGGACGAAGGTATGAAAAATTCGGATGACAACATATCTGCACCCAGCAAGGTGGATACCGATCAGGCCATCATCGATTATATTGCAGAACACCCTGACAAGGCACAGGGCGATATCGTCAAAGAGCTGATGGTGCAGTTGCACCTTGGGCGTAGCGTTCTTTCGGCTCGCATAAAGCAACTGCGCGAGGGTGGCCAGCTTGAATTTTGGACAAATGCACCTACTAAGGGCAAGGGTGGAGTGATATCCTCCGCTGAGATTGCACCTGATCAGGGGGACGCATAA
- a CDS encoding inovirus-type Gp2 protein, with translation MNTIDFRPMMHDDDHSLYRSTIRDNLATLLTEYSTSHSKTMVIRFDVTYPKGFMAVEDNSDMSALMKLLIQRCSRKGVSPAYFWVREQSLRSNNQHYHCMLLLDGNKTRRYYPYIESAEKMWGRLLNVAPHGLIHYCDRGPDGHRQANGIILRSDDPNYEDKIEAVVRQAMYMAKDHTKGIYNDGVRDFGKTQRIHLTS, from the coding sequence ATGAACACCATAGACTTTAGACCTATGATGCATGATGATGACCATAGCCTGTACAGATCAACTATACGTGACAATCTAGCAACACTCCTTACGGAGTACTCAACGTCACACAGCAAAACAATGGTTATTCGGTTTGATGTGACCTACCCCAAAGGCTTCATGGCTGTCGAAGATAACAGCGACATGTCAGCTCTCATGAAGTTGTTGATCCAAAGGTGTTCGCGTAAAGGGGTATCCCCAGCGTATTTCTGGGTGAGAGAGCAATCTCTTAGAAGCAACAACCAACACTATCACTGCATGCTTTTGCTCGATGGCAACAAGACTCGTAGGTACTATCCCTACATTGAGTCAGCAGAAAAAATGTGGGGCAGGTTACTCAATGTGGCCCCTCACGGATTGATTCACTATTGCGACAGAGGCCCTGACGGCCACAGGCAAGCCAATGGCATCATCCTGCGCAGTGATGACCCCAACTACGAAGACAAGATTGAAGCCGTTGTGCGGCAGGCCATGTACATGGCTAAAGACCACACCAAGGGAATTTACAATGATGGGGTTCGTGATTTCGGCAAGACACAACGCATACACCTCACGTCCTGA
- a CDS encoding helix-turn-helix transcriptional regulator translates to MRLQYHTRNIQRIEDGSRQPGVLLALRMVVAVDGAPGDFFETLFEEAACEACEGASSPTTRVSVTYQPLGAGEGLKSIFGPLLAQARLAVGMSQTAMAKSAGYNLRNVNAVEKGLQEPGVMSALALVAATGVDIREFFDQLHHASAALSKE, encoded by the coding sequence ATGCGTCTGCAGTACCACACGCGTAACATCCAACGTATTGAAGATGGCTCGCGCCAGCCTGGTGTGCTGCTTGCGCTACGCATGGTGGTCGCAGTTGATGGGGCCCCGGGGGATTTTTTTGAAACGCTTTTTGAAGAAGCCGCCTGCGAGGCGTGCGAGGGGGCGTCATCGCCAACCACAAGGGTGAGCGTGACTTACCAGCCACTGGGGGCTGGTGAGGGCCTGAAGAGCATATTTGGTCCGTTACTGGCTCAGGCACGGTTGGCCGTCGGCATGTCGCAGACCGCCATGGCAAAAAGCGCGGGTTATAACCTGCGCAATGTCAATGCGGTGGAAAAAGGGCTGCAAGAGCCTGGCGTGATGTCTGCTCTTGCCCTTGTGGCGGCAACGGGGGTCGATATCCGCGAGTTTTTTGATCAGCTGCATCATGCATCAGCGGCGCTCTCCAAAGAGTAA
- a CDS encoding autotransporter domain-containing protein: MRFTQGALGMLVQRYRGILKKCHMLNVLGGVAVSAFLMGGAGMAVAAAPIAISDTHQVADGAAETYTTIDVNNGGTLAIARNAKVSGSDVTVNTGGTLTSAKNLHFGSFSPEPGTGLLGSSFTLDGGTVSAQHMGLAPSGTATLKKGMLMLNSLDMRNGTFAFNVAGGDSATLTLLGTTDGTAFLQGTSLSIGTGNNVFLGADSGPGGDQNSTTSLAVSGGSLQVGHGNWQTGDLTQTGGQTKISGNSVLTVNNLDQTGGLLTVGGTTNSGKLVVNGSVANAAYAAGSTGVAVTGTGTLQVKYDELVNATGDDFKDSATQHAVNVANGGTLLLNGYAGSGMTLAEFKTLSDKLLAAGSTGTVQGITVSTSGASLQDVGDARLATPTAVINGSGGLASGAATVGGITGATTVSGNAALTLTGQASGNVHADSGVTLNGGILTLGNPAGGSTGGTLQGGIDASTGTNTINVINGTHTVAGGLTGNATTTVAVGSSSGSGTLVATGVSMNGGQLNFDPPFAAAGDTSNASMGGLTFTANTVDALMTVGQNSMVSLGSTDAEWLRTEVQRYQNDGKGLWGQDITAALALRTPQTLSTAGGINVDGTWVTGGAAATANTAHFADKSLLVVDALGIGSGVALSGETGGTSTLTVDSGAKLHIVGGQDGETVNVTGGFGASTKDAASWTGSNLTTSTALLSATGGTFDTANGAYSVSLKANAASSSFPMLSNSMGALVDRMVVQTGVNPNSPNAGVRFVSRAMSDNYIGTTDRNKAAATVEGAAQMAAIGAVQGSTLSAATAASGAVLNRTSMALPRTDMSQAVAVRQDTDGSLSLDSGLSAGDGLKNGLGVWIMPLYQSNSIWGMKAESFKTGYNSNLGGIALGADYTINDMFRFGAAFNVGAGYATSNGDFNSTDNRFNFWGVSLYGGWVYNNFGLSADVGYTGNYSKVEQDMPASMQMGDLKADVTSHAWNTGLKAEYKFNAGALDIIPHVGVRYLGLVTDGYDVKSGGTVFEVDESTQSIWTFPVGVSFAKAFETESGWQIKPQLDLGVIPAAGDVKARSKARIPGVDSQAEMKMQVVDYATFDGGLGFELGKGDFTLGLNYNLQASEHRTGHGVFGSLRYEF, translated from the coding sequence ATGCGATTTACACAAGGCGCCCTGGGCATGCTCGTGCAACGCTACAGGGGAATTCTGAAAAAATGTCACATGCTCAATGTACTTGGCGGAGTGGCAGTTAGCGCATTTTTGATGGGAGGTGCTGGCATGGCAGTTGCCGCTGCGCCCATCGCCATCAGCGACACGCACCAGGTAGCGGACGGTGCGGCAGAAACCTACACCACAATTGACGTGAACAATGGCGGTACGCTGGCCATTGCGCGCAACGCCAAGGTGAGCGGGTCAGATGTAACCGTTAACACCGGCGGGACGCTGACTTCTGCGAAGAATCTGCACTTCGGCTCTTTCAGCCCTGAGCCGGGCACGGGGCTGCTGGGTAGCAGCTTCACCTTGGATGGTGGCACTGTCAGCGCCCAGCACATGGGGCTGGCCCCCAGCGGAACGGCAACCCTGAAAAAAGGCATGCTCATGCTGAACTCGCTGGACATGCGCAACGGCACATTTGCTTTTAATGTTGCAGGCGGCGACAGCGCCACGCTCACACTGCTAGGCACCACTGATGGCACGGCGTTCCTGCAAGGAACAAGCCTCAGCATTGGCACGGGCAACAACGTTTTTCTTGGGGCGGATTCCGGCCCCGGCGGCGACCAGAATTCCACCACATCTCTGGCCGTGAGCGGCGGCTCACTTCAGGTTGGGCATGGCAACTGGCAGACTGGCGATCTGACCCAAACCGGCGGACAGACCAAGATCAGCGGCAACTCTGTGCTGACCGTGAACAACCTTGATCAGACCGGTGGCCTGTTGACTGTGGGCGGCACCACCAATTCAGGCAAACTTGTGGTCAATGGCAGTGTAGCCAATGCAGCCTACGCTGCCGGTTCCACGGGCGTGGCAGTAACGGGTACGGGCACCTTGCAGGTAAAGTACGATGAACTGGTCAACGCCACTGGCGATGACTTCAAAGACTCTGCCACGCAGCACGCCGTGAATGTTGCCAATGGCGGCACCCTGCTGCTGAACGGCTATGCCGGTTCAGGCATGACGCTGGCTGAATTCAAAACTTTGTCAGACAAGCTCTTGGCTGCTGGCAGCACGGGCACAGTACAGGGCATCACGGTGAGCACTTCCGGTGCTTCGTTGCAGGATGTGGGCGACGCCCGGCTTGCCACGCCCACTGCCGTCATCAACGGCAGCGGAGGGCTCGCTTCCGGGGCAGCAACGGTTGGCGGCATTACTGGCGCAACCACTGTCAGCGGCAACGCAGCCTTGACCCTTACGGGACAGGCTTCAGGTAATGTCCATGCAGACAGCGGCGTTACGCTCAACGGCGGCATACTGACGCTGGGCAATCCTGCGGGCGGCTCAACCGGCGGCACGTTACAAGGCGGCATTGACGCCTCAACCGGCACCAATACTATCAATGTGATCAACGGCACGCACACCGTTGCCGGGGGTCTCACTGGCAACGCAACCACTACGGTTGCCGTGGGCAGCAGCTCCGGCAGCGGCACCCTTGTTGCCACTGGCGTCAGCATGAACGGCGGTCAGCTCAACTTTGACCCGCCTTTCGCTGCCGCTGGTGACACTTCAAACGCTTCCATGGGCGGTCTGACCTTCACCGCTAATACCGTGGATGCCCTCATGACCGTGGGGCAGAACAGCATGGTTTCGCTTGGCAGCACAGACGCAGAATGGCTGCGCACAGAAGTGCAGCGTTACCAGAATGACGGAAAAGGCCTGTGGGGGCAGGACATAACTGCTGCGCTCGCCCTGCGCACGCCGCAGACGCTGAGCACCGCAGGCGGCATCAATGTGGATGGAACATGGGTCACGGGCGGCGCAGCTGCCACGGCCAACACCGCACATTTTGCCGATAAATCTCTGCTTGTGGTGGACGCTTTGGGCATCGGCAGCGGCGTGGCCCTCTCCGGTGAAACCGGGGGCACCAGCACCCTTACTGTGGATTCCGGTGCAAAATTGCACATTGTAGGCGGTCAGGACGGAGAAACGGTGAACGTCACTGGCGGCTTTGGCGCTTCCACAAAGGATGCTGCCAGCTGGACAGGCAGCAACCTGACCACAAGCACCGCTTTGCTTTCCGCCACGGGCGGCACGTTTGATACAGCCAATGGCGCATACAGCGTGAGCCTTAAGGCCAATGCGGCGTCTTCGTCCTTCCCCATGCTGTCGAACAGCATGGGGGCACTGGTAGATCGCATGGTGGTTCAGACCGGAGTAAACCCGAACTCGCCCAACGCGGGCGTGCGCTTCGTATCCCGTGCCATGAGCGACAATTACATCGGCACGACAGACCGCAACAAGGCCGCCGCAACTGTTGAAGGGGCAGCCCAGATGGCTGCTATAGGTGCCGTGCAGGGCAGCACCCTGAGCGCTGCGACGGCTGCATCCGGTGCGGTGCTCAACCGCACATCTATGGCGTTGCCACGTACGGATATGAGCCAAGCCGTGGCTGTGCGCCAAGATACAGACGGCAGCCTCAGCCTTGATTCCGGCCTCAGTGCCGGTGACGGACTTAAAAACGGCCTTGGGGTGTGGATCATGCCGCTTTACCAGTCCAACAGCATCTGGGGCATGAAGGCAGAGAGCTTCAAGACCGGCTACAACAGCAACCTGGGCGGCATTGCCTTGGGTGCGGATTACACCATTAACGACATGTTCCGCTTCGGTGCCGCGTTCAACGTCGGTGCCGGGTACGCCACATCCAACGGCGATTTCAACAGCACAGACAACCGCTTCAACTTCTGGGGCGTGAGCCTTTACGGAGGTTGGGTGTACAACAACTTCGGCCTCTCTGCCGATGTGGGCTATACCGGCAACTACAGCAAGGTAGAGCAGGATATGCCAGCCTCCATGCAAATGGGCGACCTCAAGGCCGACGTAACCAGCCATGCCTGGAATACGGGCCTCAAGGCGGAATACAAATTCAACGCCGGTGCGCTGGATATTATTCCGCATGTGGGGGTGCGCTACCTTGGGCTTGTGACTGATGGCTATGACGTGAAGAGCGGCGGCACGGTCTTTGAGGTGGACGAGAGCACACAGTCCATCTGGACATTCCCCGTAGGCGTGAGCTTTGCCAAAGCCTTCGAAACTGAGAGCGGCTGGCAGATCAAGCCGCAGCTTGATCTGGGCGTTATTCCGGCGGCGGGAGACGTTAAGGCCAGGAGCAAGGCCCGCATTCCCGGTGTGGACAGCCAGGCCGAAATGAAAATGCAGGTGGTGGACTACGCCACATTTGACGGCGGCTTGGGCTTTGAGCTTGGCAAGGGCGACTTTACCCTTGGGCTGAACTACAACCTGCAGGCCTCGGAACACCGCACTGGGCATGGCGTATTTGGCTCGCTGCGGTATGAGTTTTAG
- a CDS encoding type II toxin-antitoxin system Phd/YefM family antitoxin — protein sequence MQLSTAVRPISAVKAHLEEIIRTFSEEAAPPVVITQNGEAKAVLMGIHEYERMQKTFALLKALSLSGKSFEAGKGRPLEKFSQGCVQRANDAPFPQCVALEGSPLSEEG from the coding sequence ATGCAACTCAGCACAGCAGTACGCCCAATTAGTGCGGTCAAGGCGCACCTTGAAGAAATCATTCGCACTTTCAGCGAAGAAGCTGCGCCACCCGTTGTGATCACCCAGAATGGCGAGGCCAAGGCCGTACTCATGGGCATTCATGAATATGAACGCATGCAAAAAACTTTTGCCTTGCTCAAGGCCCTCAGCCTTTCAGGCAAAAGCTTTGAGGCGGGCAAGGGACGCCCCCTCGAGAAATTTTCGCAGGGCTGCGTGCAAAGGGCGAACGATGCCCCCTTTCCCCAATGTGTCGCTCTTGAAGGCTCTCCTCTCTCAGAGGAGGGTTAG